The following proteins are co-located in the Halictus rubicundus isolate RS-2024b chromosome 1, iyHalRubi1_principal, whole genome shotgun sequence genome:
- the LOC143356925 gene encoding uncharacterized protein LOC143356925 isoform X1: MPKKNTRYARELGLTRSSHYRTNNSGVVPEQETKHFRSVRIGLTNGKRWLSLKKRLGLSTDEDVAVYLLDLAESTSRHGSKWNGEEERETNAIKKNKTQMASTDLSIEDSGEFVRRSLRKQSNIVIAEHETSVVAEPTRLSKEMELHARCSSRSKHRKNKVKHRKDKRKKKRHLKTVNTVIPVEPAEPLPMDTISGDEEQLPEKEDNTRLPQKHKDMSNAENSICISARGDETVVSKTEHVGSIEYIDNISTNKNILYSNVRDVDAKNIGSINETNETSNSNSSTILPAVKSNFTESATFVDRVLDTLDASSDIALEKIERDKNVPDINTFDCISDGENEIQGNAAADMVASNVNITETDETDIRKLKKRRKRLKYDTYEEEDENTKGDSSEDFVEDSVQKHKRKRHKHTSEHRNRKYHDVRKAPQDGIIVQDNKDTRPVMDDDAPSVIAMSKPQSEANLDHLMSEPQRLAIKIKLCQECNNRHLQDACPLTTPQYTISDSISLDDWLNKHRENAEILKAMKCDDPMSDGYGQTADDNIESDEDSSSTDHCKTKVKTQKEEKRLIVDNDRPLYARDSLPDCFELRIANSDHGLGIYAKSSVPMHVKLGPLVGRPVREMDIPDDFSMRHIWEIDNNGKTCYISTTNPLRSNWIRYIRPAETKEERSVAVITKRGELHLVTTQNIVSGMELTYWADSQSSAWTRKNKVDKTNCGGCNLNFTHPIYYRLHCCIFHDTNYSLTIRKYHCKVCGAAVLGKDNIMKHAAELHAGRGAYQCQYCKKFFLRLNYLEMHRTYGCSQNPQRSRPLCDFCGRKFCQPQKLKVHIKRMHSDMSEVLREFQCKLCLKLLGSRAALQRHMKEVHHKDVIGAATCDRCGKMFQNKSNLKIHMLTHSGVKPFKCKENGCKAAFTTKQCLQFHYKKVHGLTEEMMPKIERSVAYTFDAYSGGLVEDVGRGKTPRPSRKVQQDNNNSLMSLEKEMFEDNLKVETSSNSTHSNIIEFGTNHLAGNYKVEHNSRVLISPPSSSSPSPSPLASQLQSQPPPPPPPPPPPPPQPSPPQLSPPQLSPPQLSPPQPPPPQAPPPQSLPPPLMVTALESTMENVRIECTDVYGVSRLQSKGSKKWLGEFNPSNTLNINPTAIPRFSTSGVVVGNAYEFEDVRKEIDEKSGRIQNVMENNKLGLNVVYRRTESANASLLVEAALDAAERDIGAVSSPILEDNDRDTNLYSISSQLQSPLPQRSPSHLDSYIQQQEELISPAPTPDSRNTPPTHLHVDYQLHRSIDYIGTPRAHNIDQYLHHEDMPRVSSPNNYIHIQQDNLVSPSATPNSRYPDVHHHHHHHHHHHHHPVSTDNLSSDEGDSVVQNLSLPVKEKTMQLDLSTSYKYDAIDETFPRERSSFEPLVLNGGELQGLDMTSRGFHHGFSVQIQNTARYHHHHLYEITERQTVDLSRTGTYSISPPPLSSSSQSAVAASVTVAGPPPPSPSGSSAGMVPPPLSQSELSSQPPPPTSLTPVSVSVSISESVSVSSASTSASSSLALASVSVSTAPHSPPVPPSPPPPPPPPLSQPQSQPQSQHQPPPPPPPPYPHNDILRVVSLDLTPGGRHTVDLALSRAHHLHGSGARVITSPQSTGSGSQHVLTDPVDGRMLSSPPPPSPLSGYNPGYPVSPTPYHPPRPAYHHYSGYY, translated from the exons ATGCCGAAGAAAAATACGAGGTATGCAAGAGAGTTGGGGTTAACGAGAAGTTCTCATTATCGAACCAATAATTCTGGCGTCGTGCCGGAACaggaaacgaaacattttcgcAGCGTTCGTATCGGTCTTACCAATGGCAAACGTTGGCTGTCTCTTAAAAAACGCCTGGGTCTGTCAACAGATGAAGATGTTGCTGTTTATTTGCTCGATCTGGCAGAGTCTACCTCCAG ACACGGCAGCAAATGGAatggagaagaagagagagagactaATGCAATTAAGAAAAACAAAACGCAAATGGCCTCGACTGATTTATCGATAGAAGATTCAGGAGAATTTGTCCGACGGAGCTTGAGAAAACAAAGCAACATTGTCATTGCTGAACATGAAACTTCTGTGGTCGCGGAACCAACCAGATTATCCAAAGAGATGGAATTACATGCTAGATGTAGTTCAAGATCCAAACACCGCAAGAATAAAGTTAAACATCGTAAAGATAAACGTAAAAAGAAACGTCATTTGAAAACAGTTAACACTGTTATACCTGTAGAGCCTGCAGAACCCCTGCCAATGGACACTATATCAGGGGACGAGGAACAACTTCCTGAAAAGGAAGATAATACTAGACTACCACAGAAACACAAAGACATGTCAAACGCAGAAAATAGTATTTGCATTTCCGCTAGGGGAGATGAAACTGTTGTATCAAAGACTGAACATGTaggtagcatagaatatataGATAACATTAGCACGAACAAAAATATACTTTATTCCAATGTCAGAGATGTCGATGCGAAGAATATTGGTTCTATTAATGAGACAAATGAAACATCAAATTCGAATAGTTCAACGATATTGCCTGCTGTTAAAAGTAATTTCACTGAATCTGCAACATTCGTGGACAGAGTTCTAGACACGTTGGATGCAAGTTCCGATATAGCACTTGAAAAGATAGAAAGAGACAAAAATGTTCCAGATATTAATACTTTTGATTGCATAAGTGATGGCGAGAATGAAATACAGGGCAATGCGGCTGCTGACATGGTTGCGTCAAATGTAAATATTACAGAGACGGACGAAACAGACATTcgcaaattgaaaaaaagacGAAAGCGATTGAAATACGATACCTACGAGGAAGAAGATGAAAATACTAAGGGAGATTCATCGGAAGATTTTGTAGAGGACTCTGTGCAGAAGCACAAACGGAAAAGGCACAAACATACCAGCGAGCATCGGAATCGCAAATATCACGATGTTCGGAAAGCACCGCAAGATGGAATAATCGTGCAAGATAACAAAGACACTCGTCCGGTCATGGACGATGATGCACCGTCGGTCATTGCAATGTCGAAACCGCAAAGCGAGGCAAACTTGGATCATTTAATGTCAGAGCCACAGAGATTAGCTATCAAGATAAAACTTTGTCAGGAATGCAATAATCGTCACTTGCAAGACGCTTGTCCATTGACAACGCCGCAGTACACGATTTCAGATTCAATATCGCTCGACGATTGGTTAAACAAGCATAGAGAAAACGCGGAAATATTGAAAGCTATGAAGTGTGACGATCCTATGTCCGATGGATATGGGCAAACGGCGGATGATAATATCGAATCGGACGAGGATTCATCCTCGACAGATCATTGTAAAACAAAAGTGAAAACTCAGAAGGAGGAGAAACGATTGATCGTAGACAACGATCGACCATTGTATGCCAGAGACTCGTTGCCCGATTGTTTTGAATTAAGGATTGCCAATTCGGACCACGGACTCGGAATATATGCGAAAAGTTCTGTCCCAATGCACGTGAAACTGGGTCCCCTCGTAGGAAGGCCAGTCAGAGAAATGGACATCCCCGACGATTTTTCTATGCGGCATATCTGGGAG aTAGATAACAATGGTAAAACTTGCTACATTAGTACTACCAATCCACTACGAAGTAATTGGATCCGTTACATTAGACCAGCGGAAACAAAGGAAGAAAGGAGCGTGGCCGTGATTACAAAGCGAGGAGAATTGCACCTGGTTACTACCCAAAATATTGTATCAGGAATGGAGCTAACATATTGGGCGGATTCACAATCTTCAGCTTGGACAAGAAAAAATAAAGTAGACAAAACGA ATTGCGGAGGTTGTAACTTGAATTTCACCCATCCGATATATTATCGTTTGCATTGTTGTATCTTCCATGATACAAACTACAGTTTGACGATAAGAAAATATCATTGCAAG GTATGCGGAGCTGCTGTTTTAGGTAAAGACAACATCATGAAACACGCGGCAGAACTGCACGCGGGTCGAGGAGCATATCAATGTCAGTACTGTAAAAAGTTCTTCTTACGTTTGAATTACCTTGAGATGCATCGAACGTACGGATGCTCGCAAAATCCTCAACGTTCGAGGCCGTTGTGCGATTtttgtggacgtaaattttgTCAGCCGCAAAAGCTTAAAGTACACATCAAGCGAATGCATAGTG ACATGTCCGAGGTCCTCCGCGAGTTTCAGTGTAAACTTTGTTTAAAACTCTTGGGATCTCGTGCCGCTCTTCAGCGTCATATGAAAGAAGTCCATCACAAGGACGTGATTGGTGCTGCGACTTGCGATAGGTGCGGGAAAATGTTTCAAAACAAGAGTAACTTGAAGATACACATGTTAACGCACAGCGGCGTAAAACCATTCAA GTGTAAAGAAAACGGCTGCAAAGCCGCTTTTACTACGAAACAGTGCTTACAATTTCATTACAAGAAAGTACACGGTCTCACAGAGGAGATGATGCCAAAGATCGAACGATCCGTCGCGTATACTTTCGACGCGTACAGCGGTGGGCTCGTGGAAGACGTTGGCCGCGGCAAGACTCCTCGACCCAGCAGAAAAGTCCAG CAGGACAACAACAATAGTCTGATGTCGTTGGAGAAGGAAATGTTCGAAGACAATTTGAAGGTTGAAACATCAAGTAATTCTACGCACTCGAACATAATCGAGTTTGGAACGAATCATCTTGCAGGCAACTACAAAGTGGAACATAATTCGCGAGTTTTAATATcgccaccgtcgtcgtcgtcaccgtcGCCGTCACCGTTGGCGTCGCAGCTGCAATCACagcccccgccgccgccgccgccaccaccgccaccaccaccgcAACCATCGCCGCCGCAACTATCACCGCCGCAACTATCACCGCCGCAACTATCACCGCCGCAACCACCACCGCCCCAAGCACCACCGCCACAATCACTACCACCGCCATTAATGGTAACGGCCCTAGAATCGACGATGGAAAATGTTCGTATAGAGTGTACAGATGTGTACGGTGTTTCGCGACTACAGAGCAAGGGCAGTAAAAAGTGGCTAGGCGAATTCAATCCTTCGAATACGTTGAACATAAACCCGACGGCGATTCCGCGTTTCTCGACATCGGGCGTCGTTGTCGGAAACGCTTACGAGTTCGAGGATGTCAGAAAGGAAATTGACGAGAAAAGTGGGAGAATCCAGAATGTTATGGAGAACAATAAGCTGGGGCTGAACGTCGTTTATAGAAGAACCGAAAGCGCGAATGCCAGTTTGCTGGTCGAAGCTGCCCTTGACGCTGCTGAAAGGGATATAGGAGCCGTATCTAGTCCAATATTAGAAGACAACGATCGCGATACCAATCTTTATTCGATCTCCAGTCAGCTGCAGTCTCCCTTACCTCAAAGATCACCGAGTCATTTGGATTCTTATATTCAGCAACAGGAGGAACTGATATCTCCTGCACCTACACCGGACAGTCGGAATACCCCACCTACTCATTTGCACGTCGACTATCAGCtccatcgatcgatcgattacaTTGGAACACCGAGAGCCCACAACATTGATCAGTACTTGCATCACGAGGATATGCCGCGCGTTTCTTCCCCGAACAATTATATCCATATTCAGCAGGATAATTTAGTATCACCGTCGGCAACGCCGAATTCACGATATCCAGATgtccatcatcatcatcatcaccaccaccaccaccatcatcaTCCAGTATCCACCGACAATTTGTCTAGCGACGAGGGTGACTCTGTGGTGCAAAACCTCAGCCTCCCCGTCAAAGAGAAAACGATGCAACTGGATCTGTCGACATCCTACAAATACGATGCCATCGACGAGACCTTTCCTAGGGAAAGATCGAGTTTCGAGCCTCTTGTTCTGAATGGCGGTGAACTTCAAGGTTTGGACATGACTTCGAGGGGGTTTCATCACGGTTTTAGCGTACAGATACAAAACACAGCAcgttatcatcatcatcatttgTACGAAATTACGGAAAGACAAACCGTCGATCTCAGCAGAACAGGAACATATTCGATTTCACCGCcgcctctctcttcctcttctcaATCGGCCGTCGCAGCGTCTGTAACGGTAGCCGGCCCACCGCCTCCCTCACCTTCCGGTTCCTCGGCCGGCATGGTTCCTCCGCCGCTGTCGCAATCGGAACTGTCGTCTCAACCACCGCCACCGACTTCTTTAACACCGGTATCGGTATCGGTATCGATATCGGAATCGGTATCGGTATCATCGGCGTCGACATCGGCATCTTCATCGTTAGCTTTGGCATCCGTATCGGTTTCCACAGCACCACATTCGCCTCCAGTTCCACCGTcaccgccaccaccaccgccgccgcctctgTCTCAGCCTCAGTCTCAGCCTCAATCTCAGCatcagccgccgccgccaccaccaccgccgTATCCTCATAACGATATATTGAGAGTGGTAAGTTTAGATCTTACTCCTGGCGGCAGGCACACCGTCGATCTCGCCTTGTCGAGAGCTCATCATCTGCACGGATCCGGAGCTCGCGTTATTACGAGTCCTCAATCGACCGGCTCCGGTAGTCAGCATGTTCTAACTGACCCAGTGGATGGTCGAATGTTGTCTTCcccaccaccaccgtcaccTTTATCGGGATATAATCCGGGTTATCCTGTGAGCCCAACACCGTATCATCCACCTAGGCCAGCGTACCATCATTACTCTGGCTATTATTGA